Below is a window of Lacibacter sp. H407 DNA.
AGTCATCCACCATTGCGTCCGATAACAAAGGCAATCCCATCGTTGGACCAAATGGTCAGATCATTTACATGCGTTTCAATTATCCGCAAACAGATTATGTGTTTCAACCGGGTGATGCGATGTACGAAGACATCAATAACGATGGTAACATCAACTACATGGATGTAGTGTACCTCGGTAACAGCAATCCAAAATTGACAGGTGGATTCGGACCTTCTATTACATGGAAAAATTTACGCATTACTTCTTTTTTCAGTTTCCGTTGGGGTTATGATGTGATCAATGGTACAAAAATGAACACCACCAACATGTTCAACTTCGATAACCAAAGTACTGCTGTATTAAATCGCTGGAAGAAAGAAGGGGATGTAACCGATATGCCACGTGCATTGATCTCCGGCGGGTTTAACTGGTTGGGCAGCGACAGATATGTGGAAGATGCATCTTATATCCGTTTCAGAACCATCACGGCACGTTACAACTTCGATAAGAAGACATTGACGAAGATGAAATTGAAAACGATGAGTGTGTTTGTAACAGCAGAAAATCTGTTTACCATTACGAATTATCTGGGCCAGGATCCTGAAGTATCCTTCCGTGGTTCCGATCCGTTCAGGGTGTCATACGATAATTCGATGACGCCTCCGGCAAAAAACATCACACTCGGTTTGCAAGTAGGATTTTAATTTAAATAAGGCAGCAATAAGCCTTCATACATTATAAAAACAGCAGATGAAAAAGAATAGATTACTATCGTGTTTACTACTGGTTGTTGCAGTGCTGGCATTTACCGGCTGTAAGAAGTGGCTCGAGCTAAAACCACTCGATGGCATTGTGAAGGAAGAGTTCTGGAAAACAAAAGAACAGGTGAAAGCTTCTGTTATTGGAATTTACTCGTCCATGATGGAATATTCATCCGGTACTTACAATAACGCCAACTATGTTCCTTCTATGGCTGAGTTGTTGTTTATCTGGGGTGAGGGCCGAGCCGATCATATTGCCAACGCTACTGTTTCAAGTGCGGATGATATTGCATTGATCAATGTAAACATTCAACCGACCAACGTAAATGCAAACTGGCGTCCGTTTTACCGCACTATAAATTTCTGCAATACAGTCATTGAAAAGTCGCCGGAAGTACTGGCTAACGATAATACATTCACACAAACGCAACTGGATAATTATTTAAGTGAAGCGCTTACCATCCGTGCCCTCATGTATTTCTATCTGGTGCGTACGTTTGGTGATGTGCCATTGAAACTGGATGCTACATTAAGCGATGAAAATATCACACCCATTCCAAAATCAACAAAGGAAGAAGTGTTGAACCAGATCGTTATTGATCTGAAACTTGCAGAAACAAAAGCTGTTAAATCTTATGGCGATGTTGCTTCTGATAAAGGAAGAGTAACGGTTTATACCATCAATGCAATTCTTGCAGATGTGTACCTGTGGATGGAGAAATATACAGAAGCAGTTGCAGAGTGCGACAAAATCATCAACTCCAATAAATTTGGATTGATCAGAGGCGCAACGCAAAACGGGCCGTTTGTTGAGTACAAC
It encodes the following:
- a CDS encoding RagB/SusD family nutrient uptake outer membrane protein codes for the protein MKKNRLLSCLLLVVAVLAFTGCKKWLELKPLDGIVKEEFWKTKEQVKASVIGIYSSMMEYSSGTYNNANYVPSMAELLFIWGEGRADHIANATVSSADDIALINVNIQPTNVNANWRPFYRTINFCNTVIEKSPEVLANDNTFTQTQLDNYLSEALTIRALMYFYLVRTFGDVPLKLDATLSDENITPIPKSTKEEVLNQIVIDLKLAETKAVKSYGDVASDKGRVTVYTINAILADVYLWMEKYTEAVAECDKIINSNKFGLIRGATQNGPFVEYNEDWFNTLYYNGNSNEGIFELQYSQQRLNPYFPIFSSSFSARRWIATADLMDRVFTVDFTNDRNYDIRGDGASVRAATSTVWKYVGASGTALRTLDQSFAHWFFYRYADILLIKAEALNELGNGQDALDLVYTIRARANALDATDFKPGPLDKNLIQDFILEERAKEFCFEGKRWYDVLRNAKRNNYARLEILLNMVSLSAPSNSQQSAQAKLKDFNSHYMPIFLYEIQTNKLLVQNPFYK